The following are from one region of the Paenibacillus sp. JZ16 genome:
- a CDS encoding MMPL family transporter, with the protein MAKWLFKLGSWTGSNSKKVITAFILLMALLGALILSMGTALSEDVSIPGTESEKAMTILQEQFTGGEQKGQVNIVFKAPANETLDSGKNKAVISDLLAKIQGDQAIISVATPYELGNINLDRHIGYFCRYV; encoded by the coding sequence GTGGCAAAATGGTTGTTTAAGCTCGGAAGTTGGACGGGTTCAAATAGTAAAAAGGTGATTACGGCTTTTATATTGCTCATGGCCCTATTGGGCGCACTGATCCTGAGTATGGGCACGGCGTTAAGTGAGGATGTTTCCATACCGGGGACCGAATCGGAAAAGGCCATGACTATTTTGCAGGAACAATTTACAGGCGGCGAACAGAAAGGGCAAGTCAACATTGTTTTTAAAGCTCCCGCAAATGAAACTTTGGATTCGGGAAAAAACAAAGCGGTGATTAGCGACCTGCTTGCAAAGATCCAGGGAGATCAGGCGATTATTTCCGTCGCAACGCCGTATGAGCTTGGGAATATTAACCTGGATAGACACATTGGTTATTTCTGTCGTTATGTATAA